In a genomic window of Urocitellus parryii isolate mUroPar1 chromosome 2, mUroPar1.hap1, whole genome shotgun sequence:
- the Ip6k2 gene encoding inositol hexakisphosphate kinase 2 isoform X1, with amino-acid sequence MSPAFRAMDVEPHTKGVLLEPFVHQVGGHSCVLRFNETTLCKPLVPREHQFYETLPAEMRRFTPQYKAVLIFVRFADEFGASGNIETKEQGVVSVRFEEDEDRNLCLIAYPLKGDHGTVDFVDNSDCEPKSKLLRWTNKKHHMLETEKTPKDWVRQHRKEEKMKSHKLEEEFEWLKKSEVLYYSVEKKGSISSQLKHYNPWSMKCHQQQLQRMKENAKHRNQYKFILLENLTSRYEVPCVLDLKMGTRQHGDDASEEKAANQIRKCQQSTSAVIGVRVCGMQVYQAGTGQLMFMNKYHGRKLSVQGFKEALFQFFHNGRYLRRELLGPVLKKLAELKAVLERQESYRFYSSSLLVIYDGKEWPEVALDSDEEDLEDLSEESADESAGAYAYKPIGASSVDVRMIDFAHTTCRLYGEDSVVHEGQDAGYIFGLQSLIDIVTEISEESGE; translated from the exons ATGAGCCCAGCCTTCAGGGCCATGGACGTGGAGCCCCACACCAAGGGCGTCCTGCTGGAGCCCTTTGTCCACCAGGTTGGGGGGCACTCTTGTGTTCTACGCTTCAATGAGACGACCCTGTGCAAGCCCCTGGTCCCGAGGGAGCATCAGTTCTACGAGACCCTCCCAGCTGAGATGCGcagattcactccccagtacaaaG ctGTTTTGATATTTGTTAGGTTTGCAGATGAGTTTGGGGCCTCTGGCAACATAGAGACTAAGGAACAGg GTGTGGTGTCTGTGCGCTTTGAAGAAGATGAAGACAGGAACTTGTGTTTAATAGCGTATCCATTAAAAGGGGACCATGGAACTGTGGACTTTGTAGACAATTCAGACTGTGAACCAAAAAGTAAGCTTCTAAGGTGGACAAACAAAAAACATCACATGCTAGAAACGGAAAAGACCCCCAAGGACTGGGTGCGCCAGCACCGGAAAGAGGAGAAGATGAAGAG CCATAAGTTAGAAGAAGAATTTGAATGGCTAAAGAAATCTGAAGTCTTATACTACAGTGTAGAAAAAAAGGGGAGTATAAGTTCCCAGCTCAAACACTATAATCCTTGGAGCATGAAATGTCACCAGCAACAGTTACAGAGAATGAAGGAGAATGCAAAGCATCGGAACCAGTACA AATTTATATTACTGGAGAACCTGACTTCCCGCTACGAGGTGCCTTGTGTCTTGGACCTTAAGATGGGCACACGCCAGCATGGTGATGATGCTTCAGAGGAGAAAGCAGCTAACCAGATCCGAAAATGTCAGCAGAGCACATCTGCAGTCAttggtgtgcgtgtgtgtggcaTGCAG GTATACCAGGCAGGTACTGGGCAGCTTATGTTCATGAACAAGTACCATGGGCGGAAACTATCAGTGCAGGGCTTCAAGGAAGCACTTTTCCAGTTCTTCCACAACGGTCGGTACCTGCGTCGAGAGCTCCTGGGCCCTGTGCTCAAGAAGCTGGCTGAGCTCAAGGCAGTGTTGGAACGACAGGAATCCTACCGCTTCTACTCAAGCTCCCTGTTGGTTATCTATGATGGCAAAGAGTGGCCTGAAGTGGCCCTGGACTCGGATGAGGAGGACTTGGAGGACCTGTCAGAGGAGTCAGCTGATGAGTCTGCTGGTGCCTATGCCTACAAGCCCATTGGTGCCAGCTCAGTGGATGTGCGCATGATCGACTTTGCTCACACCACTTGCAGGCTGTATGGCGAGGACAGTGTGGTGCATGAGGGCCAGGATGCTGGCTATATCTTTGGGCTCCAGAGCCTGATAGACATTGTCACAGAGATAAGTGAGGAGAGTGGAGAGTGA
- the Ip6k2 gene encoding inositol hexakisphosphate kinase 2 isoform X2, whose product MSPAFRAMDVEPHTKGVLLEPFVHQVGGHSCVLRFNETTLCKPLVPREHQFYETLPAEMRRFTPQYKGVVSVRFEEDEDRNLCLIAYPLKGDHGTVDFVDNSDCEPKSKLLRWTNKKHHMLETEKTPKDWVRQHRKEEKMKSHKLEEEFEWLKKSEVLYYSVEKKGSISSQLKHYNPWSMKCHQQQLQRMKENAKHRNQYKFILLENLTSRYEVPCVLDLKMGTRQHGDDASEEKAANQIRKCQQSTSAVIGVRVCGMQVYQAGTGQLMFMNKYHGRKLSVQGFKEALFQFFHNGRYLRRELLGPVLKKLAELKAVLERQESYRFYSSSLLVIYDGKEWPEVALDSDEEDLEDLSEESADESAGAYAYKPIGASSVDVRMIDFAHTTCRLYGEDSVVHEGQDAGYIFGLQSLIDIVTEISEESGE is encoded by the exons ATGAGCCCAGCCTTCAGGGCCATGGACGTGGAGCCCCACACCAAGGGCGTCCTGCTGGAGCCCTTTGTCCACCAGGTTGGGGGGCACTCTTGTGTTCTACGCTTCAATGAGACGACCCTGTGCAAGCCCCTGGTCCCGAGGGAGCATCAGTTCTACGAGACCCTCCCAGCTGAGATGCGcagattcactccccagtacaaaG GTGTGGTGTCTGTGCGCTTTGAAGAAGATGAAGACAGGAACTTGTGTTTAATAGCGTATCCATTAAAAGGGGACCATGGAACTGTGGACTTTGTAGACAATTCAGACTGTGAACCAAAAAGTAAGCTTCTAAGGTGGACAAACAAAAAACATCACATGCTAGAAACGGAAAAGACCCCCAAGGACTGGGTGCGCCAGCACCGGAAAGAGGAGAAGATGAAGAG CCATAAGTTAGAAGAAGAATTTGAATGGCTAAAGAAATCTGAAGTCTTATACTACAGTGTAGAAAAAAAGGGGAGTATAAGTTCCCAGCTCAAACACTATAATCCTTGGAGCATGAAATGTCACCAGCAACAGTTACAGAGAATGAAGGAGAATGCAAAGCATCGGAACCAGTACA AATTTATATTACTGGAGAACCTGACTTCCCGCTACGAGGTGCCTTGTGTCTTGGACCTTAAGATGGGCACACGCCAGCATGGTGATGATGCTTCAGAGGAGAAAGCAGCTAACCAGATCCGAAAATGTCAGCAGAGCACATCTGCAGTCAttggtgtgcgtgtgtgtggcaTGCAG GTATACCAGGCAGGTACTGGGCAGCTTATGTTCATGAACAAGTACCATGGGCGGAAACTATCAGTGCAGGGCTTCAAGGAAGCACTTTTCCAGTTCTTCCACAACGGTCGGTACCTGCGTCGAGAGCTCCTGGGCCCTGTGCTCAAGAAGCTGGCTGAGCTCAAGGCAGTGTTGGAACGACAGGAATCCTACCGCTTCTACTCAAGCTCCCTGTTGGTTATCTATGATGGCAAAGAGTGGCCTGAAGTGGCCCTGGACTCGGATGAGGAGGACTTGGAGGACCTGTCAGAGGAGTCAGCTGATGAGTCTGCTGGTGCCTATGCCTACAAGCCCATTGGTGCCAGCTCAGTGGATGTGCGCATGATCGACTTTGCTCACACCACTTGCAGGCTGTATGGCGAGGACAGTGTGGTGCATGAGGGCCAGGATGCTGGCTATATCTTTGGGCTCCAGAGCCTGATAGACATTGTCACAGAGATAAGTGAGGAGAGTGGAGAGTGA
- the Nckipsd gene encoding NCK-interacting protein with SH3 domain isoform X1, which translates to MYRALYAFRSAEPNALAFAAGETFLVLERSSAHWWLAARARSGETGYVPPAYLHRLQGLEQDVLQAIDRAIEAVHNTAMRDGGKYSLEQRGVLQKLIYHRKETLSRRGPSASNVAVMTPSTSDHHLDTAAARQPNGVCRIGFERQHSLPSSEHLGTDGGLYQIPPQPRRAAPTTPPPPVKRRDREALIVSGSGGRNTMPSGGSSVSSGSSVGSTSLDTLYTGSSPSELGPSYSPTPPPVPRRGTHTTVSQAQLSPSKEPAPEPPAEETAAGTTSTPDDLEALRSLSLETTEEKAEAETVVPRTIGAELMELVRRNTGLSHELCRVAIGVIVGHIQASVPASSPVMEQVLLSLVEGKDLSSALPSGQVCHDQQRLEVIFADLARRKDDAQQRSWALYEDEGVIRCYLEELLHILTDADPEVCKKMCKRNEFESVLALVAYYQMEHRASLRLLLLKCFGAMCSLDAAIISTLVSSVLPVELARDMQTDTQDHQKLCYSALVLAMVFSMGEAVPYAHYEHLGTPFAQFLLSIVEDGLPSDTTEQLPDLCMNLLLALNLHLPAPDQNVIMAALSTHTNVKIFSEKLLLLLNRGDDPVRIFKHEPQPPHSILKFLQDVFSSSATASIFYHTDMMALIDITVRHIADLSPGDKLRMEYLSLMHAVVRSTPYLQHRHRLPDLQATLRRILAEEEASPQCQMDRMIVREMCKEFPVLGEAPS; encoded by the exons ATGTACCGTGCGCTGTACGCGTTCCGTTCGGCGGAGCCCAACGCGTTAGCGTTCGCCGCGGGCGAGACCTTCCTGGTCCTGGAGCGTAGCAGCGCGCACTGGTGGCTAGCGGCGCGGGCGCGCAGTGGCGAGACAGGCTACGTGCCGCCTGCCTACCTGCATCGCCTGCAG GGCCTGGAACAGGATGTCCTCCAGGCCATTGACCGGGCCATTGAGGCCGTGCACAATACAGCCATGCGAGATGGTGGCAAGTACAGCCTGGAACAGCGTGGAGTCCTCCA GAAGCTGATCTACCATCGGAAAGAGACCCTGTCTCGTAGAGGCCCCTCAGCCTCCAATGTTGCAGTTATGACCCCATCTACCAGTGACCATCATTTGGATACTGCTGCTGCTAGGCAACCCAATGGAGTGTGCCGAATTGGATTTGAAAGGCAGCACAGCCTGCCCAGTTCTGAGCATCTTGGGACAGATGGAGGCCTCTATCAG ATCCCACCACAGCCTCGCCGGGCAGCACCCACCACACCACCCCCACCTGTGAAACGCCGAGATCGTGAGGCATTGATAGTCTCAGGGAGTG GTGGTCGTAACACCATGCCCTCTGGGGGTAGTTCTGTGTCCAGTGGTTCCTCAGTCGGCAGTACCTCCTTGGACACGCTCTATACAGGCTCCAGCCCCTCTGAGCTGGGTCCCAGTTACTCACCTACGCCCCCACCTGTGCCCCGTAGAGGCACCCACACCACTGTGTCGCAAGCCCAGCTTTCTCCCTCCAAGGAACCAGCCCCTGAACCCCCTGCAGAGGAGACGGCAGCTGGTACAACCTCAACCCCTGATGACCTGGAGGCCCTAAGATCTTTGAGCCTAGAGACCACAGAGGAGAAGGCTGAGGCTGAGACGGTTGTGCCGAGGACCATTGGGGCAGAGCTGATGGAACTTGTGCGGAGAAACACCGGCCTGAGCCATGAGTTATGCCGCGTGGCCATTGGCGTCATAGTGGGTCACATCCAGGCCTCCGTGCCAGCCAGTTCACCTGTTATGGAGCAGGTCCTCCTCTCACTGGTAGAGGGCAAG GATCTGAGCTCAGCCCTGCCCTCAGGGCAGGTCTGCCATGACCAGCAGAGACTGGAGGTGATCTTTGCAGACCTGGCTCGGCGGAAGGATGATGCCCAGCAGCGCAGCTGGGCCCTGTATGAGGACGAGGGTGTCATTCGCTGCTATCTGGAGGAGTTGCTGCATATTCTG ACTGATGCAGACCCTGAAGTTTGCAAGAAAATGTGCAAGAGGAATGAGTTTGAGTCTGTCTTGGCCTTGGTGGCCTATTACCAAATG GAACACCGTGCGTCACTTCGGCTGCTGCTCCTGAAGTGCTTTGGTGCCATGTGCAGCCTAGATGCAGCCATCATCTCTACGCTTGTATCATCTGTGCTGCCTGTGGAGCTGGCACGGGACATGCAGACGGACACACAGG ACCACCAGAAGCTCTGTTACTCTGCTCTCGTCTTGGCCATGGTCTTCTCTATGGGGGAGGCAGTGCCCTATGCACACTATG AACACCTGGGCACACCCTTTGCCCAGTTCCTGCTGAGCATTGTTGAGGATGGGCTACCCTCAGACACCACAGAGCAGCTGCCAGACCTCTGCATGAACCTGCTTCTGGCTCTCAACCTGCACCTTCCAG CTCCTGACCAGAACGTCATCATGGCTGCCCTGAGTACGCATACCAATGTCAAAATCTTCTCTGAGAAGCTGCTGTTGCTTCTGAACAGAGGGG ATGACCCTGTGCGCATCTTCAAACATGAGCCACAGCCACCACATTCTATCCTGAAGTTCCTGCAGGATGTGTTCAGCAGCTCTGCCACGGCTTCTATCTTCTACCACACAGACATGATGGCACTCATTGACATCACTGTGCGGCATATTGCAGACCTGTCACCTGGTGACAAG CTGCGCATGGAATACCTCTCCCTGATGCATGCTGTGGTCCGCTCCACGCCCTACCTGCAGCACCGCCATCGGCTGCCTGACCTGCAGGCCACACTACGGCGCATCCTGGCTGAGGAGGAAGCCTCCCCCCAGTGCCAGATGGACCGCATGATTGTCCGAGAGATGTGCAAGGAATTCCCGGTGTTGGGGGAAGCCCCCAGCTAg
- the Nckipsd gene encoding NCK-interacting protein with SH3 domain isoform X2, whose translation MYRALYAFRSAEPNALAFAAGETFLVLERSSAHWWLAARARSGETGYVPPAYLHRLQGLEQDVLQAIDRAIEAVHNTAMRDGGKYSLEQRGVLQKLIYHRKETLSRRGPSASNVAVMTPSTSDHHLDTAAARQPNGVCRIGFERQHSLPSSEHLGTDGGLYQIPPQPRRAAPTTPPPPVKRRDREALIVSGSGGRNTMPSGGSSVSSGSSVGSTSLDTLYTGSSPSELGPSYSPTPPPVPRRGTHTTVSQAQLSPSKEPAPEPPAEETAAGTTSTPDDLEALRSLSLETTEEKAEAETVVPRTIGAELMELVRRNTGLSHELCRVAIGVIVGHIQASVPASSPVMEQVLLSLVEGKDLSSALPSGQVCHDQQRLEVIFADLARRKDDAQQRSWALYEDEGVIRCYLEELLHILTDADPEVCKKMCKRNEFESVLALVAYYQMEHRASLRLLLLKCFGAMCSLDAAIISTLVSSVLPVELARDMQTDTQDHQKLCYSALVLAMVFSMGEAVPYAHYEHLGTPFAQFLLSIVEDGLPSDTTEQLPDLCMNLLLALNLHLPAPDQNVIMAALSTHTNVKIFSEKLLLLLNRGDDPVRIFKHEPQPPHSILKFLQDVFSSSATASIFYHTDMMALIDITVRHIADLSPGDKVPAAHGIPLPDACCGPLHALPAAPPSAA comes from the exons ATGTACCGTGCGCTGTACGCGTTCCGTTCGGCGGAGCCCAACGCGTTAGCGTTCGCCGCGGGCGAGACCTTCCTGGTCCTGGAGCGTAGCAGCGCGCACTGGTGGCTAGCGGCGCGGGCGCGCAGTGGCGAGACAGGCTACGTGCCGCCTGCCTACCTGCATCGCCTGCAG GGCCTGGAACAGGATGTCCTCCAGGCCATTGACCGGGCCATTGAGGCCGTGCACAATACAGCCATGCGAGATGGTGGCAAGTACAGCCTGGAACAGCGTGGAGTCCTCCA GAAGCTGATCTACCATCGGAAAGAGACCCTGTCTCGTAGAGGCCCCTCAGCCTCCAATGTTGCAGTTATGACCCCATCTACCAGTGACCATCATTTGGATACTGCTGCTGCTAGGCAACCCAATGGAGTGTGCCGAATTGGATTTGAAAGGCAGCACAGCCTGCCCAGTTCTGAGCATCTTGGGACAGATGGAGGCCTCTATCAG ATCCCACCACAGCCTCGCCGGGCAGCACCCACCACACCACCCCCACCTGTGAAACGCCGAGATCGTGAGGCATTGATAGTCTCAGGGAGTG GTGGTCGTAACACCATGCCCTCTGGGGGTAGTTCTGTGTCCAGTGGTTCCTCAGTCGGCAGTACCTCCTTGGACACGCTCTATACAGGCTCCAGCCCCTCTGAGCTGGGTCCCAGTTACTCACCTACGCCCCCACCTGTGCCCCGTAGAGGCACCCACACCACTGTGTCGCAAGCCCAGCTTTCTCCCTCCAAGGAACCAGCCCCTGAACCCCCTGCAGAGGAGACGGCAGCTGGTACAACCTCAACCCCTGATGACCTGGAGGCCCTAAGATCTTTGAGCCTAGAGACCACAGAGGAGAAGGCTGAGGCTGAGACGGTTGTGCCGAGGACCATTGGGGCAGAGCTGATGGAACTTGTGCGGAGAAACACCGGCCTGAGCCATGAGTTATGCCGCGTGGCCATTGGCGTCATAGTGGGTCACATCCAGGCCTCCGTGCCAGCCAGTTCACCTGTTATGGAGCAGGTCCTCCTCTCACTGGTAGAGGGCAAG GATCTGAGCTCAGCCCTGCCCTCAGGGCAGGTCTGCCATGACCAGCAGAGACTGGAGGTGATCTTTGCAGACCTGGCTCGGCGGAAGGATGATGCCCAGCAGCGCAGCTGGGCCCTGTATGAGGACGAGGGTGTCATTCGCTGCTATCTGGAGGAGTTGCTGCATATTCTG ACTGATGCAGACCCTGAAGTTTGCAAGAAAATGTGCAAGAGGAATGAGTTTGAGTCTGTCTTGGCCTTGGTGGCCTATTACCAAATG GAACACCGTGCGTCACTTCGGCTGCTGCTCCTGAAGTGCTTTGGTGCCATGTGCAGCCTAGATGCAGCCATCATCTCTACGCTTGTATCATCTGTGCTGCCTGTGGAGCTGGCACGGGACATGCAGACGGACACACAGG ACCACCAGAAGCTCTGTTACTCTGCTCTCGTCTTGGCCATGGTCTTCTCTATGGGGGAGGCAGTGCCCTATGCACACTATG AACACCTGGGCACACCCTTTGCCCAGTTCCTGCTGAGCATTGTTGAGGATGGGCTACCCTCAGACACCACAGAGCAGCTGCCAGACCTCTGCATGAACCTGCTTCTGGCTCTCAACCTGCACCTTCCAG CTCCTGACCAGAACGTCATCATGGCTGCCCTGAGTACGCATACCAATGTCAAAATCTTCTCTGAGAAGCTGCTGTTGCTTCTGAACAGAGGGG ATGACCCTGTGCGCATCTTCAAACATGAGCCACAGCCACCACATTCTATCCTGAAGTTCCTGCAGGATGTGTTCAGCAGCTCTGCCACGGCTTCTATCTTCTACCACACAGACATGATGGCACTCATTGACATCACTGTGCGGCATATTGCAGACCTGTCACCTGGTGACAAGGTGCCTG CTGCGCATGGAATACCTCTCCCTGATGCATGCTGTGGTCCGCTCCACGCCCTACCTGCAGCACCGCCATCGGCTGCCTGA